Genomic window (Zingiber officinale cultivar Zhangliang chromosome 2B, Zo_v1.1, whole genome shotgun sequence):
ATAGGGAATCTAGTAGTCGAAGCTGTAACTATCCCATTATTACTTGATTTAATACTGGCTACTATATGAATGTCTTCAAAACTATAAATAGTTTACCTAAATGTAGTTGCATCAATTGCAAAAGTTCTCCTTATTGAGTAACTGAAACCAAGGCAAAGTCAATTGTAAAAGATCTTCAATGCACAATGAACACTAGAATATATCCATATAATCCATTCAAATATAGCAACTGCAATACTTTATTTGTTCCTGAAACCATCCTACTGGGCATTATCCTGTAGTACTAATTTCACAAATAAGTTCAATATGGAATTTGCTTATTTCCATCGACATGTTGCAGTTCAGGCCTTCTAGTGTTGTTCGACATTTGCATGCTTAATGTGGATATCTAATTTTGATTGATTTGTGAATTTTAGTAGCTTGTTGTTTTCTTTTAGCatctcttttccttttcctttgattCACATTCTGTATATATGATCATTTATCACAGGCCAACAGTTATAATGAAAATGTTGACCTTGCTGGAAATAATAGTCCAAGATTTGTTGGCTGTTGGCCATGCTTCTGGCCTTATCTTGCAAGCTCATTCTTGCAACATGGTACCACATTTGAATCAGATTTTCATGGTTACTTAGCTCAAGAATTTGGTATAAGTGATACCTGTAAAGGGCTCGCTAGTAATATTGGCACTCTTGGTATTTTGAACCTTGATCGGAAACTTAATGGTGAAGGATCTCATCGACACATAATTTCCACCTTGAGGTTCTTGAACCAAGCAGATATTAATTCTTTGGTTGGTACTCAAGAGTGCGAAGCAGTTATCATTGAAAGACTACCAGTTGGTATCTTTGCCGATCCATTTGAGTTACAACATCTTGTTAACCACAAAGGTTGCTGAAACTAAAgtgtgcttacattttgcatgtcaatttcaatttttttattttcttgttcaatCATTTACATTCTCATCATTTTTGCAGTTTATTCGGATGTGGCTGTATTTGGCGATAAAAATTTAGAACTGCCCTCTTCACTTTCAAACAGGTCCATTGTTGAGATTCATATGATCATTGGCAATGAAAATTCATCGAGTGCTGAGACTATAGTACAACTTCCACTGCATGCTAGATATCCGGTGAGTTTAAAATCGAAGAATCTTATTGGAATAACAAATACGTTGTATATGATTAATTTCTTCTAGAAATATGTACAGTCATTTTTCTTTCTTCACTCTAACTACGGTATAAATTTCATCTTGGTCATTTAAAGGGACTGATTAAATGGGCTTAGAATGAGAAATTGCTTTTactattagatttaaaattaGGCATCAATTAAACAAGTCAATTGTatcaaaagttaaaataaaatgtAAGTCGTCAGAAGTAACTCCAATGTGTCACCATGCAGCACCTATGAAAATTCACATGTTAGTTCTATTTATACTTTCCTTAAACATCATCAACTAATATTACAGATGCATCATATTTATTAGTAGGTGGTTTATTGCTATTTATAATGTCAAAAGAATTGTTTTTTATTGGCAGAAATTTACTTAATCTATATGATAGgaaaattatgaaatatggttatacGCCAAATAGTTCCCTTCCTTTTTGTTATTATTGCATCTGTACCCCCTTCCCTTCTTTGTTCTCCCACTCTCATCTCTCTTATCCTTTATGTTTCAATTGTGTTAGTTTTGTTACACTTTTGTATAATAGATGTGCTAAATAGCATTTTGTTCTTTCACAAATCAAGTTATAAACTGGCTGAACATGGTCGTTTCCTTTTCTgcatgctagtattttgcatgaCTTGCTTTGCAACCCTGTCCAATTGCTAAGATTAGCTCTAAACCCTCTAAATGCCTGGTTTCTTGCAGCCCCTTGATGGCAGTGGTTATATGAAAGTCAAATTGGAAAGCCCAGAATTGTTTCTACGTTGCAGGCCGAAAAGCTTGAAGTTAGAGCCATGTTTGTGGATACTCATTGAATTGAATGATAATGCTGGACCAGCGAAGACAGTTGCGTGGCATGTCCCCGCAGGGAATGATGCACACAGAAACATTGTAGCCTTTGCAACTTTTGCTTCCGCATTGATTTGTGCTCTTTCAGTCTTTGTATTTACTATATATTTCTCCAAGAACAACTTCGTCCAAGTGCCTCCAGTCTTCTGAGGAAATGGtattactcttgttttacccGTCTAATTGTTCATGAGCACTATTTAAATTGTTATTTTTGTAATTATCTTCTTTAGCACgtatgattttatattttaataaaatgttTGATTGCCTTTTCAGTACAAATATATAACTTAAATCGTGATCTTAAATGTGATCGAGTGCATAGATTACATAAGAGTTCCTGTATATTGCGAATCTCTATTAATCATTTTAGTTGTGCATAATCCTATTTGTTTggtattaattaataatttagaaTATTGTGAATAAGTTCAATAGTTCAGctttataagattttttttttaatttttttttgttagataGGCATTATAAAATATATGATAAACATTCCCAAACTGTCTCCTTAATGTTTATAACAAACCTTAAATAATTTATGTATGGATTTGTTtattaatttgtttaaaatttgattatgatttttaattttatatttaaatgtgAAAAAGTAACGCGTTGTGTAAATTTTATATTATCTCATTATAAGTTGAAAAatgtataaatcttatttattgaATCAATAGTTTAGTAAAAGTTTCAGATAAATAAGATTTTTTAATGAAGTTTAAACAAGTTAAATTCAATAAGAAAATAGATATATCTTGgtaaaaatttaagataaataagattttaataaagaaatttaaatacgttaaatttgataataaatttaaatacaacCAAATTAATATATCTTgatttaaatcttgaaatttaACCTTCTTATGACTATATTACGATTTAACAACTCTACAATCTAgatgta
Coding sequences:
- the LOC122047389 gene encoding phosphatidylinositol-glycan biosynthesis class X protein-like, encoding MCHLTMKNFVLFLFIFMVPSIPKANSYNENVDLAGNNSPRFVGCWPCFWPYLASSFLQHGTTFESDFHGYLAQEFGISDTCKGLASNIGTLGILNLDRKLNGEGSHRHIISTLRFLNQADINSLVGTQECEAVIIERLPVGIFADPFELQHLVNHKVYSDVAVFGDKNLELPSSLSNRSIVEIHMIIGNENSSSAETIVQLPLHARYPPLDGSGYMKVKLESPELFLRCRPKSLKLEPCLWILIELNDNAGPAKTVAWHVPAGNDAHRNIVAFATFASALICALSVFVFTIYFSKNNFVQVPPVF